A genomic window from Solanum dulcamara chromosome 11, daSolDulc1.2, whole genome shotgun sequence includes:
- the LOC129873301 gene encoding uncharacterized protein LOC129873301 isoform X1: MERHLTVTKPSRSDEVLDEDQQLQIANQVKALFDAQAPKRLAKPNRSEPDSFIPISPLEDFTIPELDNLRSLQSQGGSLFSETNLSEQDEFVETQYYNELVSIDKQHHTTGSGFIKVANQTNGNIYNFQLNGGHENGRAKEFKTNPATNDWIPSSDDYQVGFTSSKPSRSESD; the protein is encoded by the exons ATGGAACGGCATCTAACGGTGACTAAACCTAGCCGGAGCGACGAAGTTTTAGACGAAGATCAGCAACTGCAAATCGCCAACCAGGTCAAAGCCCTGTTCGATGCTCAAGCACCTAAAAGACTCGCCAAACCTAACCGCAGTGAACCTGATTCATTCATCCCCATTTCCCCTTTAGAAGATTTCACTATTCCAGAGCTTGACAATCTTCGATCTCTTCAATCTCAG GGCGGTAGTCTCTTTTCGGAAACTAATCTCTCGGAACAAGATGAGTTTGTGGAAACTCAGTACTATAATGAGTTGGTTTCCATCGACAAACAGCATCACACG ACTGGTAGTGGGTTCATAAAGGTGGCCAATCAGACGAATGGAAACATTTACAATTTTCAATTGAATGGTGGTCATGAGAATGGTAGAGCCAAAGAGTTCAAGACTAATCCGGCGACAAACGACTGGATTCCAAGCAGTGATGATTATCAG GTTGGATTCACCTCCTCAAAACCCAGCCGGAGCGAAAGTGATTAG
- the LOC129873301 gene encoding uncharacterized protein LOC129873301 isoform X2 — MERHLTVTKPSRSDEVLDEDQQLQIANQVKALFDAQAPKRLAKPNRSEPDSFIPISPLEDFTIPELDNLRSLQSQGGSLFSETNLSEQDEFVETQYYNELVSIDKQHHTTGSGFIKVANQTNGNIYNFQLNGGHENGRAKEFKTNPATNDWIPSSDDYQIGERNERWRL, encoded by the exons ATGGAACGGCATCTAACGGTGACTAAACCTAGCCGGAGCGACGAAGTTTTAGACGAAGATCAGCAACTGCAAATCGCCAACCAGGTCAAAGCCCTGTTCGATGCTCAAGCACCTAAAAGACTCGCCAAACCTAACCGCAGTGAACCTGATTCATTCATCCCCATTTCCCCTTTAGAAGATTTCACTATTCCAGAGCTTGACAATCTTCGATCTCTTCAATCTCAG GGCGGTAGTCTCTTTTCGGAAACTAATCTCTCGGAACAAGATGAGTTTGTGGAAACTCAGTACTATAATGAGTTGGTTTCCATCGACAAACAGCATCACACG ACTGGTAGTGGGTTCATAAAGGTGGCCAATCAGACGAATGGAAACATTTACAATTTTCAATTGAATGGTGGTCATGAGAATGGTAGAGCCAAAGAGTTCAAGACTAATCCGGCGACAAACGACTGGATTCCAAGCAGTGATGATTATCAG ATTGGAGAAAGAAACGAGAGATGGAGGTTATAA
- the LOC129873401 gene encoding protein MRG1, protein MGNSKDNSSTDSENSSGDVPDAKPSLYFEGEKVLAYHGPRIYEAKVQKAELRKNEWRYFVHYLGWNKNWDEWVGADRLMKHTEDNVLKQQALDKKQGMEKNTKSGRSAPAKPKSSDVKLDKEETKSNVPKGKKRKADSGTEKGNVSAEKLVKIQIPSTLKKQLVDDWEFIMHQNKLVKLPRSPTVDDILTKYLEYRSKKDGMMTDSAGEILNGIRCYFDNALPALLLYKKERQQYHEAVSDNASPSSVYGAEHLLRLFVKLPEIIAYAKIDEESLTKLQQKFLDFLKFLQKNQGTFFLSAYDGPKASEGSGKDKES, encoded by the exons ATGGGTAACTCCAAAGACAACTCTTCTACCGACAGCGAAAACTCCTCCGGTGACGTTCCTGACGCTaaacctagtctctactttgaAGGCGAGAAGGTTCTCGCCTATCATGGCCCTCGCATCTACGAAGCAAAG GTCCAAAAAGCAGAGCTACGGAAGAACGAATGGAGATACTTTGTTCATTACCTT GGCTGGAACAAAAA TTGGGATGAATGGGTAGGTGCTGACCGCTTGATGAAGCACACGGAAGACAACGTCTTGAAGCAGCAGGCCCTGGACAAGAAGCAGGGCATGGAAAAAAACACTAAATCTGGACGTTCAGCGCCGGCAAAACCCAAAAGCTCAG ATGTTAAACTGGACAAGGAAGAAACTAAGAGCAATG TTCCAAAAGGGAAAAAGCGCAAAGCTGACTCAGGCACTGAG AAGGGCAATGTATCTGCAGAGAAACTTGTGAAGATTCAGATTCCATCTACTTTGAAAAAGCAACTGGTTGATGATTGGGAATTCATCATGCATCAGAATAAG CTTGTGAAGCTCCCGCGATCTCCAACTGTGGATGATATATTGACGAAGTACCTTGAATACCGATCCAAAAAGGACGGGAT GATGACTGATTCAGCTGGGGAGATACTGAATGGAATTCGATGCTATTTTGACAATGCGCTGCCTGCTCTTTTATTGTACAAGAAGGAGCGCCAACAGTATCATGAGGCAGTTTCAGATAATGCCTCTCCATCTAGTGTATATGGTGCTGAACATCTATTGCGCCTTTTTG TAAAATTGCCTGAGATAATTGCatatgcaaaaattgatgaGGAGTCATTGACTAAATTGCAACAGAAATTTCTAGACTTTCTCAA GTTTTTGCAGAAAAACCAGGGCACTTTCTTCCTATCTGCTTATGATGGTCCTAAAGCCTCTGAAGGAAGTGGTAAGGATAAAGAGAGTTGA